One window of the Zea mays cultivar B73 chromosome 3, Zm-B73-REFERENCE-NAM-5.0, whole genome shotgun sequence genome contains the following:
- the LOC118471889 gene encoding probable glutathione S-transferase GSTU6, producing MADGGELQLLGSWYSPYVIRAKVALGLKGLSYEFVEEDLSRKSDLLLKLNPVHRKVPVLVHGGRPVCESLVILQYVDETWAGTGTPLLPADAYDRAMARFWAAYVDDKFYKEWNRLFWSTTAEKAAEALGVVVPVVETLEQAFRECSKGKPFFGGDAVGLVDIALGSFVVWIRVVDEAAGVKLLDEAKFPALTAWAERFLAVDAVKEVMPDAGRLLEHYKGFLAKRSPPAGY from the exons ATGGCGGACGGAGGCGAGCTGCAGCTGCTGGGCTCATGGTACAGCCCCTACGTGATCCGCGCCAAGGTGGCGCTGGGGCTGAAGGGGCTCAGCTACGAGTTCGTCGAGGAGGACCTCTCCCGCAAGAGCGACCTGCTGCTGAAGCTCAACCCGGTGCACAGGAAGGTGCCCGTGCTGGTCCACGGCGGCCGCCCCGTGTGCGAGTCGCTCGTCATCCTGCAGTACGTCGACGAGACCTGGGCAGGCACCGGGACCCCTCTCCTCCCCGCCGACGCCTACGACCGCGCCATGGCTCGCTTCTGGGCAGCCTACGTCGACGACAAG TTCTACAAGGAGTGGAACCGGCTGTTCTGGTCGACGACGGCGGAGAAGGCGGCGGAGGCGCTCGGCGTCGTCGTCCCCGTGGTGGAGACGCTGGAGCAGGCGTTCAGGGAGTGCTCCAAAGGGAAACCCTTCTTCGGCGGCGACGCCGTCGGGCTCGTGGACATCGCGCTCGGGAGCTTCGTGGTGTGGATCAGGGTGGTGGACGAGGCGGCCGGCGTAAAGCTTCTGGACGAGGCCAAGTTCCCGGCCTTGACGGCGTGGGCGGAGCGCTTCTTGGCGGTGGACGCCGTGAAGGAGGTGATGCCGGACGCCGGAAGGCTGTTGGAGCACTACAAGGGGTTTCTGGCTAAACGGTCTCCACCTGCTGGTTACTGA
- the LOC109945333 gene encoding transcription initiation factor IIB, producing the protein MSDSYCPDCKKQTEVAFDHSAGDTVCTESGLVLEAHSVDETSEWRTFANESNDNDPVRVGGPSNPLLTDGGLSTVIAKPNGAQGDFLSSSLGRWQNRGSNPDRSLILAFRTIANMADRYASPKLPFLRYSFDLVLSKYVVVCADF; encoded by the coding sequence ATGAGCGACTCCTACTGCCCCGACTGCAAGAAGCAGACGGAGGTGGCATTCGACCACTCGGCGGGGGACACGGTGTGCACCGAGTCCGGCCTCGTCCTCGAGGCGCACTCCGTCGACGAGACCTCCGAGTGGCGTACCTTCGCCAACGAGTCCAACGACAACGACCCTGTCCGCGTCGGCGGCCCCTCCAACCCGCTCCTCACCGACGGCGGCCTCTCCACCGTCATCGCCAAGCCCAACGGCGCCCAGGGCGACTTCCTCTCCTCCTCCCTCGGCAGGTGGCAGAACCGCGGCTCCAACCCCGACCGATCCCTCATTCTCGCCTTCCGCACCATCGCCAACATGGCTGACAGGTACGCCTCTCCGAAACTCCCTTTCTTACGCTACAGCTTCGATCTGGTTCTATCCAAGTATGTAGTAGTTTGTGCTGATTTCTAG
- the LOC118476755 gene encoding protein ORANGE, chloroplastic-like: MWTPCVGARPSRGERDEERDQELPDFSSFIPFLPPLSAANLKVYYATRFTIIVGIMVFGGFLAPIVSHSSQFWNH; the protein is encoded by the exons ATGTGGACGCCGTGCGTGGGTGCGAGGCCAAGCCGAGGTGAAAGAG ATGAAGAGCGTGAccaagaacttcctgatttttcaTCATTTATTCCATTCTTACCTCCTCTG AGTGCAGCTAATCTAAAGGTCTACTATGCCACACGTTTCACCATCATAGTTGGGATAATGGTGTTCGGTGGTTTTCTTGCACCAATCGTAAGTCACAGTTCTCAATTTTGGAACCACTGA
- the LOC118471906 gene encoding neutral ceramidase-like, which translates to MEASSSLCFQVSGFSLSKIWLCLFLVLVLQNCSPALSDSPYLVGMGSYDITGPAADVNMMGYANAEQIASGIHLRLKARAFIVAEPNSKHVVFVNLDACMASHLVTIKVLERLKARYGDLYNESNVAISGIHTHAGPGGYLQ; encoded by the exons ATGGAGGCATCATCTTCCTTGTGTTTCCAAGTTTCTGGTTTTAGTTTGTCCAAGATATGGCTATGCCTTTTTCTGGTACTCGTTCTTCAGAACTGCAGCCCAGCACTTTCAGATTCACCATATTTGGTCGGTATGGGGAGCTATGACATAACAGGGCCAGCAGCAGACGTTAACATGATGGGATATGCAAATGCTGAGCAGATTGCATCAGGAATTCACTTAAGGCTAAAGGCTCGTGCCTTTATCGTTGCTGAGCCTAACAGCAAGCATGTCGTGTTTGTAAATCTTGATGCTTGCATGGCATCACATCTTGTTACTATAAAGGTGCTTGAAAGGCTTAAAGCAAG GTATGGAGATCTTTATAATGAGAGTAATGTGGCTATCAGTGGAATCCATACGCATGCTGGTCCTGGTGGTTATCTGCAGTAG